A DNA window from Campylobacter anatolicus contains the following coding sequences:
- a CDS encoding methyl-accepting chemotaxis protein, with product MKISTKVVFMSVASLLVLFVALVFLNNNMSNKTLRNTEGYLRQFVLQEKEVGLVENCDIFADFIKNIQIEYLKAGESNDDIKSDIFEYIKNVRFGPDRDGYAFLMDDKSKMILYPPNSNLNNTDQSNMTDKNGIKIMQEYARTSTKDEFVRYIYNDDPRVGNSRRVNIAGEDMILVISTSLAADKKRIDDAIKILNADAERGIRTFIITAVAIAIVFILATLLYSKFSITNPLNTLIARARNLSSGDGDLTRKLEIRGKDEIAQASEAINDFIEKVRVLISDAKGLSSENSSVANELSSTSLHTGKRVEDSTTIVAKTSKECNNIQTNMKTSIEIAQNGKKDLQEAIRYVDEATKAISNLSSQILHSAQTESEMAIKIDQLSRDAEQVKSVLVVINDIADQTNLLALNAAIEAARAGEHGRGFAVVADEVRQLAERTQRSLTEINATINVIVQAITESSTQMNENSKQIQTLTSVASDVENTIKVMSEVMGNAIGLSDKTIQDYINTGKNIDDIVKNIDGINAISTENARSVEEIAGAAEHLNKMTDALNAKLGEFRT from the coding sequence ATGAAAATTTCCACTAAAGTGGTTTTTATGAGTGTTGCATCTTTACTCGTGTTGTTTGTGGCACTTGTATTTTTAAATAACAATATGAGCAATAAAACGTTACGTAATACAGAAGGTTATCTTAGACAATTTGTGTTACAAGAGAAAGAAGTCGGACTAGTTGAAAACTGTGATATATTTGCTGATTTTATCAAAAATATACAGATTGAATATTTAAAAGCTGGAGAAAGCAATGATGACATCAAAAGCGATATCTTTGAATATATTAAAAATGTAAGATTTGGCCCAGATCGTGACGGATACGCATTTTTAATGGATGATAAAAGTAAAATGATACTCTACCCACCAAATTCAAATCTAAATAACACAGATCAATCAAATATGACAGATAAAAATGGTATTAAGATAATGCAAGAGTATGCAAGAACTAGTACAAAAGATGAATTTGTTCGATATATATACAATGATGATCCTAGGGTTGGTAACAGTAGAAGGGTAAATATAGCAGGAGAAGATATGATACTTGTTATATCTACTAGTTTAGCCGCTGATAAAAAAAGAATAGATGATGCTATTAAAATTTTAAATGCTGATGCAGAGCGAGGTATACGTACTTTTATTATTACCGCTGTTGCGATAGCTATCGTATTTATCCTTGCAACATTGTTGTATTCAAAATTTTCTATAACAAACCCACTAAATACACTTATAGCACGTGCTAGAAACCTATCGAGTGGAGATGGAGACCTAACTCGTAAATTAGAAATTCGTGGTAAAGATGAGATAGCACAAGCTAGTGAAGCTATAAATGACTTCATAGAAAAAGTTAGAGTACTTATATCTGACGCAAAGGGGCTTTCATCTGAAAACTCATCTGTGGCAAATGAGCTGAGTTCAACATCTCTTCATACAGGAAAACGCGTAGAGGATTCAACTACTATAGTTGCTAAAACAAGCAAGGAGTGTAATAATATCCAAACAAATATGAAAACATCCATAGAGATTGCTCAAAATGGTAAAAAAGATCTACAAGAGGCTATAAGATACGTGGATGAAGCGACTAAGGCTATATCAAATTTATCAAGTCAAATTTTGCATTCGGCACAAACAGAGAGCGAGATGGCTATCAAGATAGACCAACTAAGTCGTGATGCAGAGCAGGTAAAATCAGTCCTAGTTGTGATAAATGATATTGCAGATCAGACGAATTTGCTAGCACTAAATGCAGCTATCGAAGCGGCTCGTGCAGGTGAGCATGGTAGGGGATTTGCCGTAGTTGCTGATGAGGTTAGACAACTAGCTGAGCGAACTCAAAGAAGTTTAACTGAGATAAATGCAACTATAAATGTAATCGTCCAAGCCATCACAGAATCAAGCACCCAGATGAATGAAAACTCAAAACAAATTCAGACCTTAACATCTGTCGCAAGTGATGTTGAAAATACGATAAAAGTTATGAGTGAGGTTATGGGTAATGCTATAGGATTGTCTGATAAGACGATACAAGATTACATAAATACTGGTAAAAATATCGATGATATAGTCAAAAATATAGATGGTATAAATGCTATATCAACAGAAAATGCTAGAAGCGTTGAAGAGATCGCGGGAGCTGCCGAACATCTAAATAAAATGACAGATGCACTAAACGCAAAGCTAGGCGAGTTTAGAACTTGA
- a CDS encoding MFS transporter has translation MNAYIKLLREERNFRLLSIVQLICYFGAWFSHTGIFTLLINLDAPIWAITLSAAMAYLPAVILAPFSGVLIDRVSAKPMLIIMMMIETITVFMLVFIDSLDYLWLLLMLIFIRMGTGTITFQAEMSLLPKILSSENLKLANEIHSIIWAVSYTAGMGLAGIYIHFFGIKSAFILDGIIYICSFYFIFKLNLPKIAKELTEPSLVMLKNGLKYLKSNPLILHLIVLHGFVGITAYDALVALLADYPYANVLSVSLVIGFINATRSISLMFAPMLLSKFVRKDNLVYFYLGHGIGVLAWAMLQFNFYISLIGILAAGFFTSTLWSYTYTLIQQNCDEKFYGRVIAYNDMFFLSVSVITSLAVGYLFKLGINLQLITALMGAMFFIGAVYYHKIYKAYKL, from the coding sequence TTGAACGCATATATAAAACTTCTGCGTGAAGAGCGAAATTTCAGGCTTCTTAGCATAGTTCAGCTTATATGCTACTTTGGTGCATGGTTTTCACACACTGGTATTTTTACACTACTTATCAACCTTGACGCACCCATTTGGGCAATCACACTAAGTGCTGCGATGGCGTATCTACCCGCTGTAATTTTAGCTCCATTTAGCGGTGTCTTGATAGATAGAGTGAGTGCGAAGCCTATGCTTATCATTATGATGATGATAGAGACGATAACGGTTTTTATGCTCGTTTTTATTGATTCACTTGATTATCTTTGGTTGCTTTTAATGCTGATTTTTATCAGAATGGGGACTGGTACGATAACATTTCAAGCAGAGATGAGTCTGCTGCCAAAAATTTTAAGTAGTGAAAACTTAAAATTAGCAAATGAAATACACTCCATAATATGGGCAGTCTCATATACTGCTGGTATGGGACTAGCAGGGATTTACATACACTTTTTTGGCATCAAAAGTGCATTTATACTTGACGGAATTATCTATATTTGTAGCTTTTACTTTATTTTTAAGCTAAATTTACCAAAAATAGCAAAAGAACTGACAGAACCAAGTCTTGTAATGCTAAAAAATGGGCTAAAATACCTAAAAAGCAATCCTTTGATTTTACACCTTATCGTCCTACACGGCTTTGTAGGTATTACCGCTTATGATGCACTAGTTGCACTTTTAGCTGACTATCCATATGCAAATGTCTTATCTGTGTCGCTTGTCATCGGCTTTATAAATGCAACTCGCTCGATCTCGCTGATGTTTGCACCGATGCTACTTAGTAAATTTGTCAGAAAAGATAACCTTGTGTATTTTTACTTAGGGCATGGTATTGGTGTTTTAGCATGGGCGATGCTTCAGTTTAACTTTTATATATCACTCATTGGTATTTTGGCGGCTGGGTTTTTTACATCAACGCTTTGGAGCTACACATATACACTCATTCAACAAAACTGCGATGAGAAATTTTATGGGCGAGTTATAGCATATAATGATATGTTTTTCTTAAGCGTTAGCGTTATAACTTCCCTTGCCGTCGGATATTTATTTAAACTAGGGATAAATTTACAGCTCATTACGGCCCTAATGGGAGCGATGTTTTTCATAGGGGCAGTTTATTATCATAAAATATACAAGGCTTATAAACTCTAA
- a CDS encoding CheR family methyltransferase, translating into MLFRKNNTEEQVQESAPQVPTDKDGFDEFMDTIRVVCGVDLEPKRDITLQRLGAFARDRRIKKFKELAQIIRYNNDTRQDILNLVTVNETYFYRELPQLKDAVSYAKDLGAVRILCAPCSSGDEVYSLAMLAYESGMNLANLSIVGIDINSQAIASCKNAVYNERSLHRLDAYQKERFFTKDGDKFIIKKHMFPHCEFKILNVFDDAIFSLGKFDIILSRNMMIYFDDEFRLKCVERLHKLLKDYGRLYTGHADIVPYTDLYTKQFSLSTSYYAKA; encoded by the coding sequence ATGCTATTTAGAAAAAATAATACAGAAGAACAGGTGCAAGAGTCAGCCCCACAAGTCCCTACTGATAAAGATGGCTTTGATGAGTTTATGGATACGATAAGGGTTGTTTGTGGCGTTGATCTTGAACCAAAACGCGATATCACTCTTCAACGTCTTGGTGCGTTTGCTAGAGATAGACGGATAAAAAAATTTAAAGAACTCGCACAGATTATACGCTATAACAATGATACAAGACAGGATATATTAAATTTAGTAACAGTAAATGAGACCTATTTTTATCGTGAATTGCCACAACTTAAAGATGCTGTATCGTATGCTAAAGATCTTGGTGCTGTTAGAATTTTATGTGCCCCTTGTTCTAGTGGTGATGAAGTGTATTCGCTTGCAATGCTTGCATATGAGAGCGGAATGAACCTTGCTAATCTTAGTATAGTTGGTATCGATATCAACTCACAAGCGATAGCATCGTGTAAAAATGCTGTTTATAATGAGCGGAGTTTGCACCGACTTGACGCCTATCAAAAGGAGAGATTTTTTACAAAAGATGGTGATAAATTTATCATCAAAAAGCATATGTTTCCACACTGTGAGTTTAAAATTTTAAATGTTTTTGATGATGCGATATTTTCGCTTGGTAAATTTGATATTATACTTTCGCGAAATATGATGATATATTTTGATGATGAATTTAGATTAAAATGTGTTGAAAGGTTGCACAAGCTACTCAAAGATTATGGTAGGCTTTACACCGGGCACGCCGATATTGTGCCATACACTGATTTATACACTAAACAATTTTCGCTTTCTACTTCGTATTATGCTAAGGCTTAG
- a CDS encoding CheB methylesterase domain-containing protein, whose amino-acid sequence MAQKLVLIGASTGGPGHIKKLLKGVKIGDATIVIAQHMNKMFISSFATQIGRECEIDVELLSKRQLLKNKVYVCDQNFTINETLPFGAKPNADTKTIYTPNVDMLFSSAVGICKSASVMAILLTGIGDDGATGLDKLYKAGAKCIAESEESAIVYGMPKRAKELNPNLKSLNLISTRKELEDFLNAI is encoded by the coding sequence ATGGCTCAAAAATTAGTATTAATAGGTGCATCGACAGGCGGACCGGGACATATAAAAAAGCTTTTAAAAGGCGTTAAAATCGGTGATGCCACTATTGTGATAGCTCAGCATATGAATAAGATGTTCATCTCATCATTTGCTACTCAGATAGGTAGAGAGTGTGAGATAGATGTTGAGCTTTTAAGCAAAAGACAATTACTAAAAAATAAAGTTTATGTATGTGATCAAAATTTTACTATAAATGAGACTTTGCCATTTGGTGCTAAACCAAATGCTGATACAAAAACCATCTATACACCAAATGTAGATATGCTATTTAGCTCAGCTGTTGGCATATGCAAAAGTGCAAGTGTTATGGCTATACTTTTAACAGGCATAGGCGATGATGGTGCTACTGGGCTTGATAAACTATACAAAGCTGGTGCAAAATGTATCGCTGAGAGCGAAGAGAGTGCGATAGTATATGGTATGCCAAAACGTGCAAAAGAGCTTAATCCAAATTTAAAATCATTAAATTTAATAAGCACCAGAAAAGAGCTTGAGGATTTTTTAAATGCTATTTAG
- a CDS encoding copper resistance protein NlpE, producing the protein MKFKNFILITIVLFLVGCGTSSQNVMIPNGTCEVVQDNKCSVDFISVVGTYKAMLPCASCSGIDSTLILNADNTFENKMIYKGKDDFVSISKGTYKIDGDVITITDEYKEEISYKFDGKNLKMLNKDSKDIHRDFANKFIFKKAE; encoded by the coding sequence ATGAAATTTAAAAATTTTATACTTATAACCATAGTTTTATTTTTAGTAGGTTGCGGGACATCTTCACAAAATGTGATGATACCAAACGGAACGTGCGAAGTCGTGCAAGATAATAAATGCTCGGTCGACTTTATCTCAGTTGTCGGAACATATAAAGCGATGCTTCCTTGTGCAAGTTGTAGTGGTATAGATAGCACTTTGATACTAAATGCTGATAATACTTTTGAGAATAAAATGATATACAAAGGCAAAGATGACTTCGTAAGCATATCAAAAGGTACTTATAAAATAGACGGTGATGTAATAACAATAACAGATGAATACAAAGAAGAGATCAGCTATAAATTTGACGGTAAAAATTTAAAAATGCTAAACAAAGATAGTAAAGATATACATAGGGATTTTGCAAATAAATTTATCTTTAAAAAGGCAGAATAA
- a CDS encoding copper resistance protein NlpE N-terminal domain-containing protein, with protein MRVILAVLLTMFLTGCMQHVTQKSTKFIEQNKSITKQKIQNKIVNTNNILHSYHSILPCNKCDGIKTIITLNKDKTYTKTMLSLSKTHEFITENGAFKIDNDVINLIDNNNKSSYFKFNKNSLLQLDDSRQKRTGALAEIYKFDMIKASYKDDFLGEFVKFKDKNNFLSVVIVPFKDGINLKAYSNLNKKGEIECEFEGEFGYKNGIYYLKNTKEQVSLHRLKDEIFINADKTICKNSISGRYRHKSSMKNLFGKNFISNLTSDMKNADIVRIYGAKNIKRNTNEKKKESFYVLDDSKKPLFKYTLTNGIITQIEVISDKFKTPNGIKIGSSFKDIKTNLKVQSAVFDKNNNVISLKIPSENMLIRLKNNNKKNIKSIKDIDENAKCEQILLLWNE; from the coding sequence ATGAGAGTGATTTTAGCGGTCTTACTGACCATGTTTTTGACCGGTTGTATGCAACATGTTACACAAAAAAGCACAAAATTCATAGAACAAAATAAGAGCATAACCAAACAAAAAATACAAAACAAAATAGTAAATACAAATAATATCTTGCATTCATATCATAGCATACTTCCGTGCAACAAATGCGATGGGATCAAGACTATTATCACTCTAAACAAGGACAAAACCTACACAAAAACTATGCTAAGTCTAAGCAAAACTCACGAGTTTATAACTGAAAATGGGGCGTTTAAGATAGACAACGACGTAATTAATTTAATAGACAACAATAACAAAAGTAGCTATTTTAAGTTTAATAAAAATAGCCTTTTGCAGCTTGATGATAGTAGACAAAAACGCACAGGTGCTTTGGCAGAAATTTATAAATTTGATATGATTAAAGCGAGTTACAAAGATGATTTTTTAGGAGAATTTGTTAAATTTAAGGATAAAAATAACTTTTTAAGCGTTGTTATAGTTCCCTTTAAAGATGGTATAAATCTAAAAGCATACTCAAATTTAAATAAAAAAGGTGAGATAGAGTGTGAGTTTGAAGGAGAATTTGGTTATAAAAATGGCATATATTATCTTAAAAATACCAAAGAACAAGTAAGCTTACATAGGCTAAAAGATGAAATTTTTATAAACGCTGATAAAACTATCTGCAAAAATAGTATAAGCGGTAGGTATAGGCACAAAAGCAGCATGAAAAATTTATTTGGTAAAAATTTTATCTCAAATCTTACTTCAGATATGAAAAATGCTGACATAGTTCGTATTTATGGTGCTAAAAATATCAAACGCAATACCAACGAAAAGAAAAAAGAGAGTTTTTATGTGCTTGATGATAGCAAAAAGCCGCTTTTTAAATACACTCTCACAAACGGCATAATCACACAAATAGAGGTAATATCGGATAAATTTAAAACACCAAATGGCATCAAAATCGGCTCAAGTTTTAAGGATATTAAAACAAATTTAAAGGTGCAAAGTGCGGTATTTGACAAAAATAATAATGTTATAAGCCTAAAAATACCGAGCGAAAATATGCTTATCCGTTTAAAAAATAATAATAAAAAAAATATTAAAAGTATCAAAGATATCGATGAAAATGCAAAATGCGAACAAATTTTACTTCTTTGGAATGAATAG